The Ptychodera flava strain L36383 unplaced genomic scaffold, AS_Pfla_20210202 Scaffold_37__1_contigs__length_1687728_pilon, whole genome shotgun sequence genome contains a region encoding:
- the LOC139127830 gene encoding uncharacterized protein, with translation MHDYDEAASTDIFNTMAGVREGPYVQPEIDEDADGEYLSPGQQVFEVERDRLHITACVHSGEFYSMHRGEAWFIGGKEGCTKIVIKSPTEDEESNLCLRREIDLMKSLYSHQNVNALLACCTKTDPPQLITEHARYGNLRYFLAQKCQVILSLGSVVMKKRLLSFCYDIARGMEYLSSKQVVHRYLAANHILLCDGMVCKISNFGYSTDVIGDTQFFEMTNQFEISYQWMALESLLQRTFTTKSDVWSYGIALWEIFTLGQRPYFKDTQSEVLTKLNKGYRLLKPGYCEEELYRLMLACWKTKQESRPSFADIISSISQVSKIIPVKRASDDRDDKVSGKIRRPSLQRQFRVDHYIVRVTREVFRGKFSQIYLGKARIIDDESDSVQNVAVKVFTDVSTEVSSLQREVDLMKSIPSHENVIGLLAYCTDEAPPFFVMEFARHGNLQRHLVENRPRFLTGDGMSSQRQIFSFAKDVACGMEHLSNIGITHRYLTAKHVLVFTNTICKISSLGYVSDVTHGKRLLDMAKEVRHPYQWMALETLTNWTFDTYTDVWSFGVVLWEIVTLGKKPFEGFEQHEVLARLRKGYRLLKPSHCSDEVYDTMLSCWRKESNERPSFSKLVDVIKDHRERTDKLVDFTEYK, from the exons ATGCATGATTATGACGAGGCAGCGTCGACAGATATATTCAATACTATG GCGGGTGTGCGGGAAGGTCCATATGTGCAACCAGAGATTGATGAAGATGCCGATGGGGAATACCTGTCACCTGGTCAACAGGTGTTTGAGGTGGAGCGCGACAGATTGCACATTACTGCTTGTGTGCATTCTGGTGAATTCTATAGCATGCACAGAGGCGAAGCTTGGTTTATAGGTGGTAAAGAAGGCTGCACGAAAATCGTCATCAAGTCACCCACAG AAGATGAAGAATCAAATTTATGCCTCCGAAGAGAAATTGACTTAATGAAGTCGCTGTACTCACATCAAAATGTTAATGCTCTTCTGGCTTGTTGCACAAAAACAG acccACCACAGCTTATAACAGAGCACGCACGCTATGGCAACCTGCGATATTTCTTGGCTCAAAAATGTCAAGTCATATTATCGTTGGGCTCTGTTGTTATGAAAAAACgtcttttgtctttttgttaTGATATCGCGAGAGGAATGGAATATCTGTCTAGCAAGCAG gtaGTACACAGGTATTTAGCAGCCAATCACATACTGTTGTGTGATGGAATggtatgcaaaatttcaaattttggatATTCCACTGATGTCATTGGGGATACACAATTCTTCGAAATGACGAATCAG TTCGAAATTTCCTATCAGTGGATGGCGCTTGAATCCCTGCTCCAACGAACATTTACCACTAAATCGGATGTCTGGTCATACGGCATTGCACTCTGGGAAATATTCACACTGG GGCAGAGACCGTATTTTAAGGACACACAGAGTGAAGTATTGACAAAACTTAATAAAGGATACAGATTATTGAAGCCTGGTTACTGTGAGGAGGAATT GTATAGACTCATGCTCGCATGTTGGAAAACTAAGCAAGAAAGCCGGCCTTCATTTGCAGACATTATATCGTCAATATCACAGGTGTCT AAAATCATTCCAGTGAAAAGAGCAAGTGATGATCGGGACGATAAAGTTTCCGGAAAAATCCGTCGACCCTCTTTGCAAAGGCAGTTTAGAGTTGATCATTATATTGTCCGTGTTACAAGAGAGGTGTTCCGTGGTAAATTTAGTCAAATTTATCTCGGCAAGGCAAGAATAATTGATGATGAATCTGATTCTGTCCAAAATGTCGCAGTCAAAGTATTTACAG ATGTATCGACTGAGGTTTCCTCCTTGCAGCGGGAAGTTGATCTTATGAAATCAATACCAAGCCATGAAAATGTTATCGGCTTGCTGGCTTACTGCACTGACGAGG CCCCTCCCTTTTTTGTAATGGAGTTCGCTCGACATGGAAACCTTCAAAGGCACCTCGTTGAAAATCGTCCACGATTTCTAACAGGTGATGGGATGTCATCCCAAAGGCAAATTTTCTCGTTCGCTAAGGATGTCGCTTGTGGCATGGAGCACCTTTCCAACATAGGG attacacacaGGTATCTAACTGCAAAACATGTTTTAGTTTTCACCAATACAATTTGCAAAATCTCCAGTCTCGGATATGTAAGTGACGTTACACACGGAAAAAGATTACTGGATATGGCAAAAGAG GTTAGACATCCGTACCAGTGGATGGCTTTAGAGACGCTAACAAATTGGACATTTGACACATATACAGATGTATGGTCATTCGGTGTTGTTCTTTGGGAGATAGTAACCTTAG GAAAGAAGCCGTTCGAGGGATTTGAGCAACACGAAGTTCTAGCAAGACTTAGAAAGGGATACAGACTGCTGAAGCCTAGCCATTGCAGTGACGAGGT CTATGATACAATGCTCTCATGTTGGAGAAAAGAGTCGAATGAAAGACCATCATTTTCCAAACTTGTTGATGTTATAAAAGACCACAGAGAACGAACAGAT AAACTTGTAGATTTCACCGAATACAAATGA
- the LOC139127831 gene encoding uncharacterized protein has protein sequence MSPVETGGNRTLLPSIASSTTSTNLANNGEPGQDSNFILIVILILSAIVIVVGIAIVSVLLYRKGGFRTVGLSVDYLRSCVHSGSNSSTDEEGENKGNHLCSKTMK, from the exons ATGAGTCCAGTTGAAACTGGAGGCAATCGAACATTATTGCCATCAATAGCGAGTTCCACTACAAGTACAAATCTGGCGAATAACG GTGAACCAGGGCAGGATTCAAATTTCATTCTAATAGTCATATTAATCTTGTCAGCAATCGTCATCGTCGTTGGAATTGCCATAGTATCTGTGCTTTTGTACAGGAAAGGGGGATTTCGTACCG TTGGCCTAAGTGTTGATTATTTGCGGTCGTGTGTCCATTCAG GTAGTAACTCATCTACCGATGAGGAGGGGGAGAATAAAGGTAATCATTTATGCTCAAAGACGATGAAATGa
- the LOC139127784 gene encoding uncharacterized protein — translation MRMYSLVQTCDSPSDMQSFQNHEPSRTQHITTTEQHSEISRRSSQTSDSSDDEYVNLKTPLYAVPNKMKKLWKSKDEKRASAHYENLPPVDDCRQEFFLFQQEQGHIASNSFPKLEDMHAVEKDGNHSISNHYVVISL, via the exons ATGCGGATGTACAGTTTAGTTCAGACGTGTGATAGTCCATCTGACATGCAAAGTTTCCAAAACCATGAGCCTAGCAGAACACAACACATTACTACAACCGAACAGCACAGCGAGATCAGCAGGCGGAGTAGTCAAACCAGCGATTCAAGCGATGATGAATATGTAAACCTGAAGACACCACTTTAcgctgtaccaaataaaatgaaaaagctATGGAAAAGTAAAG ATGAGAAGAGAGCGAGTGCACACTACGAAAATTTACCTCCTGTAGATGACTGTAGGCAAGAATTCTTTTTATTCCAACAAGAACAAG GTCACATTGCATCAAACAGCTTCCCAAAATTAGAAGACATGCATGCAGTGGAAAAAGACGGCAATCACAGCATATCGAATCACTACGTAGTAATCAGTCTGTAG
- the LOC139127782 gene encoding uncharacterized protein, with protein sequence MQDYLQPSWMQLIPGSRDRHVVQNGHSYDDCCDVIDKNTSLGEVNVLIKTAKKEDNGTWICFMPRITIAAKTQVFVVDSGDPLCSTSHNMDLGNIVIKGSRTSLSCIIRNNIIRQHSLLTWVKKGYNITSEWNNSLNYSYEASVEDNGASFSCLLQNSLLKTTLECNSSITIEVQFKPSRVTLISEHSNDSSGILILRCETSSSYPAANIIWYQNGTPIDDRYGNGITRQPTVTMKGENNGFITQEELHITTTPGLNGYNIRCAARNPVFNETEDLVFSDVILVIHDFPPKQPDACDTKLKSTSAYQDSTINTPMELTCTTCRSYPPTDIKLYIDRKLFNITGRQTVNITSDLNGAVVASTAVLVSQMFGGFSSKLSFMHRRPRSSIQSNCNKL encoded by the exons ATGCAAGATTACTTGCAACCAAGCTGGATGCAGCTGATCCCTGGCTCACGCGACAGACATGTGGTTCAAAATGGACATTCCTACGATGATTGCTGTGACGTCATTGATAAGAATACATCACTTGGTGAAGTAAACGTTTTgataaaaacagcaaagaaGGAAGACAATGGAACGTGGATATGTTTTATGCCTCGAATCACTATCGCTGCCAAAACACAAGTCTTCGTAGTTG ACTCGGGAGATCCGTTGTGCTCTACTTCTCACAATATGGACCTTGGAAACATAGTCATCAAAGGCAGTAGAACTTCCCTAAGTTGTATCATCAGAAACAACATCATTAGGCAGCATAGCTTATTGACATGGGTGAAGAAAGGATACAATATCACAAGTGAATGGAACAACTCATTGAACTATAGTTACGAAGCATCGGTTGAAGACAACGGGGCAAGCTTTAGTTGTTTACTACAAAATAGCCTACTCAAAACGACTTTGGAGTGCAATAGCAGTATTACGATTGAGGTTCAAT TCAAACCAAGTAGAGTAACACTGATCAGCGAGCATTCTAATGACTCCAGCGGCATCCTCATCCTTCGATGTGAAACAAGCAGCAGCTACCCTGCAGCTAATATCATATGGTATCAAAATGGCACTCCTATTGACGACAGATATGGAAATGGAATTACAAGACAGCCAACTGTCACGATGAAGGGTGAAAACAACGGCTTTATTACCCAAGAAGAATTGCATATCACAACGACACCGGGGCTTAACGGATATAACATCAGATGCGCTGCTAGGAATCCTGTTTTTAATGAGACAGAAGATTTGGTCTTTTCAGATGTCATTCTCGTTATACATGATT TTCCACCCAAGCAGCCCGATGCTTGTGACACGAAACTAAAATCAACGTCTGCATACCAAGACTCCACTATCAACACTCCAATGGAATTGACTTGTACCACATGTAGAAGTTACCCGCCTACAGACATCAAATTGTATATCGACCGCAAGCTTTTCAATATCACAGGTAGACAGACTGTTAATATCACAAGTGATCTAAATGGCGCAGTTGTCGCGTCAACTGCAGTTTTAGTGTCACAGATGTTTGGCGGGTTTTCATCTAAGCTTTCCTTCATGCACCGAAGACCTAGGAGTTCCAT ACAGTCCAATTGCAATAAATTATGA